A genomic window from Bubalus bubalis isolate 160015118507 breed Murrah chromosome X, NDDB_SH_1, whole genome shotgun sequence includes:
- the PPP1R3F gene encoding protein phosphatase 1 regulatory subunit 3F isoform X4, giving the protein MKSADDNTPAVERPDVQETVGPLVAPTPLRPWPQMTLQVSEVTVTGRPSEEGDVTRSSPPVTFTEVPQAPAIRIPLSSSLCGLGRSPRDQASGPDASEGAAGPLLEPSQRQMEATWEVSSENGRGRKEPIVGAVMDKPPGGLEVVSGLEELLGEDTIDQELEQLYLSHLSRLRAAVAAGGAGGGGEGSIDGGVSPSHPLGILTDRDLILKWPGPERALNSALAEEITLHYARLGRGVELIKDTEDPDEEGEGEEGLSIIPSSPEGDTPKESPPEILSGAPSLVATMGDVWLPWAEGSGCNSPVALGIEGQFSGAPEKGTSKDSDSLHVSRMISGVTGSSGATEAQMEFTTELADRLISISGQEPASLVLQGRQDLSLLGPLGTEVCPSSLARPHVSPQDEGGSGPSLEPPKRSPTLADPAESVCVLPPQLWGPLTQTLGVLAVLVVVPVALNNGMSLLVLALCLSLVWFL; this is encoded by the exons ATGAAGAGTGCGGACGATAATACCCCTGCTGTGG AGCGTCCTGATGTCCAGGAGACAGTGGGTCCCTTGGTGGCCCCCACACCTCTCCGTCCGTGGCCCCAGATGACACTTCAG GTTTCTGAAGTTACAGTGACTGGCAGACCCTCAGAGGAAGGTGATGTCACCAGAAGCAGCCCGCCTGTGACTTTCACAGAGGTTCCCCAGGCACCGGCCATCAGGATTcccctctcttcttctctctgCGGCCTGGGTCGCTCTCCCCGGGACCAGGCCTCGGGGCCTGATGCAAGTGAGGGGGCAGCTGGGCCTCTCCTGGAACCGAGCCAGCGACAGATGGAGGCTACGTGGGAAGTATCCAGCGAGAATGGAAGGGGCCGAAAGGAGCCCATAGTGGGAGCTGTCATGGACAAGCCTCCTGGGGGGCTGGAGGTCGTGAGTGGGTTGGAGGAGCTGCTTGGAGAGGACACCATCGACCAAGAGCTGGAGCAGCTCTACCTGTCCCACCTGAGCCGCCTGCGGGCTGCCGTGGCTGCTGGTGGGGcgggaggtggtggggaggggtccATAGATGGAGGGGTGTCCCCCAGCCATCCCCTGGGCATACTCACAGACCGCGACCTGATCTTGAAGTGGCCTGGCCCTGAGCGGGCCCTGAACAGTGCCCTGGCTGAGGAGATCACACTGCACTATGCCCGGCTGGGGCGCGGTGTGGAGCTCATCAAGGACACCGAGGACCCTgatgaggagggggagggggaagaggggcTCTCCATCATACCCTCCAGCCCAGAAGGGGACACCCCTAAGGAATCACCTCCAGAAATCCTCTCAGGGGCCCCTTCTTTGGTAGCCACTATGGGAGATGTGTGGCTCCCATGGGCGGAGGGTTCTGGATGTAACAGCCCTGTGGCTCTGGGTATAGAGGGTCAATTCAGTGGGGCTCCAGAGAAGGGGACAAGCAAggactctgactctttgcatgtGAGTAGGATGATATCTGGGGTGACTGGGTCCTCAGGGGCCACAGAAGCCCAGATGGAGTTTACCACTGAGTTGGCAGACAGGCTGATTTCTATATCTGGCCAGGAGCCAGCTTCTCTGGTCCTGCAGGGGCGGCAAGATCTCTCCCTCCTTGGTCCCTTAGGGACTGAAGTCTGTCCTTCCAGCCTGGCCAGGCCCCATGTAAGCCCCCAGGATGAAGGGGGTTCAGGCCCAAGCCTTGAGCCCCCAAAGAGGTCTCCTACCCTAGCAGACCCTGCAGAGAGCGTGTGTGTATTGCCTCCCCAGCTCTGGGGACCCCTGACCCAGACTCTGGGGGTCCTAGCTGTGCTGGTGGTGGTCCCTGTGGCTCTGAACAATGGTATGTCCCTCCTGGTGCTTGCACTGTGCCTCTCTCTGGTCTGGTTCTTGTAG
- the PPP1R3F gene encoding protein phosphatase 1 regulatory subunit 3F isoform X3: protein MKSADDNTPAVAERPDVQETVGPLVAPTPLRPWPQMTLQVSEVTVTGRPSEEGDVTRSSPPVTFTEVPQAPAIRIPLSSSLCGLGRSPRDQASGPDASEGAAGPLLEPSQRQMEATWEVSSENGRGRKEPIVGAVMDKPPGGLEVVSGLEELLGEDTIDQELEQLYLSHLSRLRAAVAAGGAGGGGEGSIDGGVSPSHPLGILTDRDLILKWPGPERALNSALAEEITLHYARLGRGVELIKDTEDPDEEGEGEEGLSIIPSSPEGDTPKESPPEILSGAPSLVATMGDVWLPWAEGSGCNSPVALGIEGQFSGAPEKGTSKDSDSLHVSRMISGVTGSSGATEAQMEFTTELADRLISISGQEPASLVLQGRQDLSLLGPLGTEVCPSSLARPHVSPQDEGGSGPSLEPPKRSPTLADPAESVCVLPPQLWGPLTQTLGVLAVLVVVPVALNNGMSLLVLALCLSLVWFL, encoded by the exons ATGAAGAGTGCGGACGATAATACCCCTGCTGTGG CAGAGCGTCCTGATGTCCAGGAGACAGTGGGTCCCTTGGTGGCCCCCACACCTCTCCGTCCGTGGCCCCAGATGACACTTCAG GTTTCTGAAGTTACAGTGACTGGCAGACCCTCAGAGGAAGGTGATGTCACCAGAAGCAGCCCGCCTGTGACTTTCACAGAGGTTCCCCAGGCACCGGCCATCAGGATTcccctctcttcttctctctgCGGCCTGGGTCGCTCTCCCCGGGACCAGGCCTCGGGGCCTGATGCAAGTGAGGGGGCAGCTGGGCCTCTCCTGGAACCGAGCCAGCGACAGATGGAGGCTACGTGGGAAGTATCCAGCGAGAATGGAAGGGGCCGAAAGGAGCCCATAGTGGGAGCTGTCATGGACAAGCCTCCTGGGGGGCTGGAGGTCGTGAGTGGGTTGGAGGAGCTGCTTGGAGAGGACACCATCGACCAAGAGCTGGAGCAGCTCTACCTGTCCCACCTGAGCCGCCTGCGGGCTGCCGTGGCTGCTGGTGGGGcgggaggtggtggggaggggtccATAGATGGAGGGGTGTCCCCCAGCCATCCCCTGGGCATACTCACAGACCGCGACCTGATCTTGAAGTGGCCTGGCCCTGAGCGGGCCCTGAACAGTGCCCTGGCTGAGGAGATCACACTGCACTATGCCCGGCTGGGGCGCGGTGTGGAGCTCATCAAGGACACCGAGGACCCTgatgaggagggggagggggaagaggggcTCTCCATCATACCCTCCAGCCCAGAAGGGGACACCCCTAAGGAATCACCTCCAGAAATCCTCTCAGGGGCCCCTTCTTTGGTAGCCACTATGGGAGATGTGTGGCTCCCATGGGCGGAGGGTTCTGGATGTAACAGCCCTGTGGCTCTGGGTATAGAGGGTCAATTCAGTGGGGCTCCAGAGAAGGGGACAAGCAAggactctgactctttgcatgtGAGTAGGATGATATCTGGGGTGACTGGGTCCTCAGGGGCCACAGAAGCCCAGATGGAGTTTACCACTGAGTTGGCAGACAGGCTGATTTCTATATCTGGCCAGGAGCCAGCTTCTCTGGTCCTGCAGGGGCGGCAAGATCTCTCCCTCCTTGGTCCCTTAGGGACTGAAGTCTGTCCTTCCAGCCTGGCCAGGCCCCATGTAAGCCCCCAGGATGAAGGGGGTTCAGGCCCAAGCCTTGAGCCCCCAAAGAGGTCTCCTACCCTAGCAGACCCTGCAGAGAGCGTGTGTGTATTGCCTCCCCAGCTCTGGGGACCCCTGACCCAGACTCTGGGGGTCCTAGCTGTGCTGGTGGTGGTCCCTGTGGCTCTGAACAATGGTATGTCCCTCCTGGTGCTTGCACTGTGCCTCTCTCTGGTCTGGTTCTTGTAG